Proteins encoded by one window of Halichondria panicea chromosome 8, odHalPani1.1, whole genome shotgun sequence:
- the LOC135340131 gene encoding glutathione hydrolase 1 proenzyme-like — MASQPDTHERSELLIHQEKSTKSRISTKTLALLGASVAIVLVIAVGVGVGVSINANRAEDSATYSNAAVAADAEVCSKAGVEMLKKGGSAVDAAIAAHLCVGVVNLHSTGIGGGGFMVYYNDTSGETFALDFREVAPMNASTNMYNNTASDSHIRGGLSIAIPGEIRGFEAAWERFGKLEWKDLFQPAIRIATDGIAISNAVAKAIAFEEEYILSGNYLGLEELLAPEGSILLEGDMLKRPLLAETLSKIADNGANYFYEDTFMEQMVSELQANGAIINASDFMDYSVEERLVTRAFYDKYDVLGISAPGGGSVLGLILNILDGYDFKEGELDGLSSHRIVEAMKYAYAQRLKLGDPAFNDTVNQAVQYMLNESTAEDMRGRINDSMTYPPDHYIDPFSPLQVAHDHGTSHLSVLAENGDAVSMTNSINYYFGSKVRSSTSGIVFNNQMTDFNIPGRSDSFNEKTVNYIEPKKRPLSSMTPTVLLGDDGIKMVVGASGGSRITTSVAQVILNVLGFSLPLNEAIYRRRLHHQLIPNSVSVETDFPEDITSSLESRGHIVQVSNSSAVVQGINVVDGVLHATSDPRKGGKPDGY; from the exons atggCCAGTCAACCTGATACACATGAGAGGAGTGAACTTCTCATCCATCAAGAGAAGTCTACAAAGAGCCGAATCTCAACAAAAACCCTTGCCCTACTTGGTGCAAGTGTTGCTATAGTTTTAGTAATTGCAGTTGGTGTTGGTGTGGGAGTCTCAATAAATGCCAACCGTGCTGAAGACAGTGCCACTTATAGCAATGCAGCTGTAGCTGCTGATGCTGAGGTTTGCTCTAAAGCAGGAGTGGAAATGCTTAAGAAAGGAGGGAGTGCTGTGGATGCTGCGATAGCTGCTCATCTTTGTGTGGGGGTTGTCAATCTCCACTCTACTGGAATTGGAGGAGGAGGCTTCATGGTCTACTATAATGACACCAGCGGAGAGACATTTGCTCTGGACTTTAGAGAGGTTGCCCCTATGAATGCGAgtacaaacatgtacaataacacTGCTTCTGACAGTCACATAAGAG GTGGTCTCTCTATTGCGATTCCTGGTGAGATTCGAGGCTTTGAAGCTGCTTGGGAGAGATTTGGAAAGCTAGAATGGAAAGATCTATTTCAGCCAGCTATTCGAATCGCTACTGATGGCATTGCAATCTCCAATGCTGTGGCTAAAGCCATTGCATTTGAAGAAGAGTACATCCTCTCTGGAAATTATTTAGGACTGGA AGAGTTGCTAGCTCCAGAAGGAAGTATTCTACTTGAAGGTGACATGCTGAAGCGTCCCCTCCTGGCTGAAACGCTCAGTAAGATTGCCGACAATGGTGCCAATTACTTCTATGAAGATACATTTATGGAGCAGATGGTCAGTGAGCTACAAGCAAATGGTGCCATCATAAATGCAAGTGATTTCATGGATTACAGTGTGGAGGAGCGACTCGTCACCCGGGCATTTTACGATAAGTACGATGTACTGGGAATTTCCGCTCCTGGGGGAGGATCTGTCCTTGGGCTCATACTAAATATTCTTGATG GCTATGATTTCAAGGAGGGGGAATTGGATGGCTTATCCTCGCATCGTATTGTTGAAGCAATGAAGTACGCCTACGCTCAGAGGCTGAAGCTGGGAGACCCTGCCTTTAACGACACAGTTAACCAA GCTGTTCAGTATATGCTAAATGAAAGTACTGCAGAGGATATGAGGGGGAGAATCAATGACAGCATGACGTATCCTCCTGATCATTACATTGATCCGTTTAGTCCACTACAAGTTGCTCATGATCATGGAACCTCTCATCTTTCGGTACTTGCTGAGAATGGAGATGCTGTTTCAATGACAAATTCCATCAACTACTA CTTTGGCTCCAAAGTTCGCTCCTCCACTAGTGGAATAGTGTTTAACAACCAGATGACAGACTTCAACATTCCTGGTAGAAGTGATTCATTCAACGAGAAAACCGTTAACTATATTGAGCCGAAAAAGAGACCTCTCTCTTCAATGACGCCGACAGTGTTACTCGGTGACGATGGAATTAAGATGGTGGTGGGTGCATCCGGAGGATCTCGTATTACTACAAGTGTAGCACAG GTAATCCTTAATGTGCTCGGATTTTCTCTTCCCCTAAACGAGGCCATCTATCGCAGGCGACTACATCACCAGCTGATCCCGAACTCTGTATCAGTGGAGACTGATTTCCCTGAAGACATCACCAGCAGTCTGGAGTCGAGAGGGCACATAGTACAAGTGAGCAATTCCTCTGCAGTGGTCCAGGGAATAAACGTGGTGGATGGTGTGCTGCATGCTACTAGTGATCCCAGAAAGGGCGGAAAACCAGATGGATACTAA
- the LOC135340358 gene encoding uncharacterized protein LOC135340358: MGSDKSTGNYTSPEAFKRDWLELGVKTHRESAILYDPQSIMHSWFAVNWLKDPKYHELENVKSDSSLTDDEKRFLEGIHARNRKYVLAPSKSDIEYLEEVYSQNPKEEFNAIEFEKLIKLVDVNKIKGIWLSTTDETDSDQAQHTWRKIAQATAEANMELFCEIVERCCLAVSETLA, from the exons ATGGGAAGTGACAAAAGCACAGGGAACTACACTTCACCGGAGGCCTTCAAAAGAGATTGGCTGGAATTGGGGGTGAAAACACACAGGGAAAGTGCTATTCTCTATGACCCACAGAGCATCATGCACTCGTG gtttGCTGTCAACTGGCTTAAAGATCCTAAATATCATGAGCTGGAGAATGTCAAGAGTGACTCAAGTCTAACAGATGATGAGAAGAGGTTTCTGGAGGGTATTCATGCAAGGAACAGGAAGTATGTACTAGCCCCCTCGAAAAGCGACATTGAGTATCTTGAAGAGGTTTACAGCCAAA atCCCAAGGAAGAATTCAATGCTATTGAGTTTGAGAAACTCATAAAACTGGTTGATGTGAACAAAATTAAAGG TATATGGCTAAGTACCACTGATGAGACTGACTCTGATCAAGCACAGCACACATGGAGGAAGATAGCACAGGCTACAGCTGAGGCTAACATGGAATTGTTTTGTGAAATAGTTGAGAGATGTTGTCTTGCAGTAAGTGAAACCTTGGCTTGA
- the LOC135340357 gene encoding pescadillo homolog, which yields MGKRKRKGESGMVTTYISRNKALKKLQLSLPDFRRLCILKGIYPHEPKNVKKVNKGSTAHKTYYYAKDIQFLAHEPLLEKFRDFKVFMRKVKKAYFKDEHHTVEKLYERKPLYTLDHIVRERYPTFIDALRDMDDALTMLFLFSTLPQHKRLQASIVSNCKRLTVEFMRYIIEARALRKVFLSIKGIYFQAEVDGQTLTWITPYQFSQQMPTDVDFRVMLTFIEFHASILGFVNFKLYNSLNLKYPPVIDGLPQQPAVNAYPTQFLDTEDSLVSDELEDHTEMLASLSHSLGRIPTEQDDAQDMDEDIPVDLDPEEDATYKKAAEEEEKKTKLKQLFEGCRFFLSREVPREVLTFIIRCFGGMVSWEGGVVGSTYPESDVGITHQVVDRPAQLHRFLSRSYIQPQWVFDCVNLRRLLPVDDYSPGTHLPPHLSPFTEEGPGDYIPPERAQAIAQDAEEIPGEIIESEEEDLLEDSAPAVKAPRLDPVQSFPVGTVLAGELPREAVTVETLASHEEKEEKKLAIMAMSKKRKRLYNMIMRSRSKKTKQVEELKTRRKEHDELHRTDRKTVRFS from the exons ATGGGCAAACGTAAAAGAAAG GGGGAGAGTGGGATGGTCACCACCTACATCTCCAGAAATAAAGCATTGAAGAAGCTTCAGCTGTCACTGCCAGATTTTCG CCGCCTGTGCATCTTGAAAGGCATCTATCCTCACGAGCCTAAGAACGTGAAGAAGGTCAACAAAGGCAGCACGGCCCATAAGACGTACTACTACGCCAAAGACATTCAGTTTTTGGCTCATGAGCCACTTTTGGAAAAGTTTAGGGACTTCAAGGTATTTATGAGGAAAGTAAAGAAGGCATACTTCAAGGATGAGCATCACACGGTGGAGAAACTGTACGAGAGGAaaccactgtacacactggACCACATTGTCAGAGAAAG GTACCCCACGTTCATAGACGCACTCCGAGACATGGATGATGCTCTGACAATGCTGTTCCTCTTCTCAACCCTCCCACAGCACAAGAGGTTACAG GCTAGCATAGTCAGCAACTGCAAGAGACTGACTGTTGAATTTATGCGCTACATTATAGAGGCTCGTGCACTCAGAAAA GTGTTTCTATCAATAAAGGGGATATACTTTCAAGCTGAAGTCGATGGTCAAACTCTGACGTGGATAACACCCTATCAATTTAGCCAACAG ATGCCGACAGATGTGGACTTCAGAGTGATGCTCACATTCATAGAGTTCCATGCTTCCATTCTCGGCTTTGTCAACTTCAAGCTCTATAACTCTCTCAACCTCAAGTACCCTCCAGTG ATCGATGGCCTCCCCCAACAGCCAGCTGTTAATGCCTACCCCACACAGTTCCTGGACACAGAAGACAGTCTCGTCAGCGATGAGTTGGAGGATCACAcagag ATGCTAGCTTCTTTGAGTCATAGTCTTGGCAGGATACCCACTGAAC AGGATGATGCTCAAGACATGGATGAGGATATTCCAGTGGACCTAGAT CCTGAAGAAGACGCCACTTACAAGAAAGCTGCtgaagaagaggaaaagaAGACCAAACTCAAGCAACTATTCGAAGGTTGTCGTTTCTTTTTGTCACGTGAAGTACCTCGGGAAGTGCTTACCTTTATCATACGTTGTTTTGGAGGTATGGTCTCTTgggaagggggtgtggtgggGTCCACATATCCTGAGTCGGACGTGGGGATTACTCACCAGGTGGTGGACAGACCAGCACAGCTACACCGGTTCCTCTCAAG GTCCTATATTCAACCTCAGTGGGTGTTTGACTGTGTCAACCTGCGTAGACTCCTCCCAGTTGACGACTACTCCCCGGGTACCCATTTGCCTCCCCACCTATCCCCGTTCACAGAGGAGGGACCTGGTGACTATATTCCTCCCGAGAGAGCCCAGGCCATCGCTCAGGATGCAGAAGAGATACCGGGCGAGATTATTGAATCAGAGGAGGAGGATTTATTGGAGGATAGTG cACCTGCAGTGAAGGCCCCTCGACTAGATCCAGTACAATCATTCCCTGTCGGCACAGTGCTTGCTGGAGAGCTGCCTAGAGAGGCGGTGACAGTCGAGACTCTGGCCAGTCACGAGGAGAAAGAAGAGAAAAAGTTAGCCATCATGGCCATGAGTAAAAAAAGGAAACGGCTCTACAACATGATCATGAGATCTCGCTCTAAGAAGACAAAGCAAGTAGAGGAACTAAAAACAAGAAGAAAAGAGCATGATGAACTACATAGAACTGATAGGAAGACTGTTAGGTTTTCATAG
- the LOC135340129 gene encoding uncharacterized protein LOC135340129: MATPDPLTPPVQQIPAEVAAISTGENEQEERQQEAPVAKVMDCEEESKSNEVLTTTSTHPHHNSADLGESTEYRTLRNCYPELVEHVKLQLTTISSALFSKSYIPNNIHEDSTSDGVSDEKKAKKLLDAVLAKVKLNPDTYHGFVDILGREGPWADDIIKHLKDHFHSIKSEMKQTQHKGLVERASDTKRVLVTVDNREDSKERLYITENIQTLQNLTEEIRQMFQLDGHCIITLQIWDASFNDFVSIKDMNEIQDCCKINAATRKQAQTPQIQTQVVYCGTNIFLGQSNMPANVNPRRQSNTFPRSRGALGAYIVYNKLWKEREVLKVFFKNPEVIRKWKCRNEPMTTTNILAWAAVWNHPFHSNIIPTLEITENIENSDIRVQFLEESSGCWSMVGTNASGKDITMVLDLSRHPPNVQRSLVIHEFGHALGLEHEHQRSDFWDIVGKHIDLEKMRKDAPVQRAPESDDEQGGVGFEKDWEAKIGGGEEEYTAVKSEYDSKSIMHYRFDVKWLKDGVSTLADIETHPDLSNKEKKYLKAILQRSGIGPLPKEPSKLDIQELVKAYETTGRRQKPPLEMTKTFQNPTSNEHVTLDDAHMEEKDTQEPKIWTGRSVLKVYFMNPEILEEWANGTRIDNIMTWASSWNSPLYDQIPRFEETKDDLTADIRVRFSDSSGSWSAVGTDVQKVKKMKPTMMLDLKSYNRYFQRYLVIHQFGHALGLEHEHQRMDFWDGIRKHIDTEKMGNDKSTGNYSSVSSKAFKRDWLELGVKAHRESVIPYDPQSIMHWWFAVEWLKDPKYHKLENIKSDSSLTDDEKRFLEAIHARNRKYVLAPSKSDFEYLGEVYSRLGDHEEKATEFESSEVEELLKQVDVNKIKGIWLSTTDVSDSDQAQETWKKIARFTAETNLDLYREIVERCRL; this comes from the exons ATGGCTACTCCTGATCCTTTGACTCCGCCTGTCCAGCAGATTCCTGCGGAAGTTGCAGCCATTAGTACTGGAGAAAATGAGCAAGAAGAAAGGCAGCAAGAAG CACCTGTAGCCAAGGTAATGGATTGTGAGGAGGAAAGCAAAAGTAACGAGGTACTCACCACTACTAGCACACATCCCCATCATAACAGTGCAGATTTAGGAGAGTCTACCGAGTACCGCACTTTACGTAATTGCTACCCAGAATTGGTAGAGCATGTCAAGCTGCAGCTAACAACAATTTCTTCTGCCCTTTTTTCGAAAAGCTACATACCAAATAATATCCATGAGGACTCAACCAGTGATGGAGTATCAGATGAAAAGAAAGCTAAAAAATTACTGGATGCAGTGCTAGCGAAAGTAAAGCTCAACCCTGATACTTATCATGGCTTTGTTGATATTCTTGGGAGAGAGGGACCCTGGGCAGATGATATCATCAAGCATTTAAAGGACCATTTTCACTCTATCAAATCCGAGATGAAGCAAACCCAACACAAAG GCCTGGTTGAGAGAGCAAGTGACACTAAACGAGTGCTTGTCACTGTTGACAATCGTGAAGATAGCAAAGAAAGACTGTACATCACTGAAAACATTCAAACTCTCCAAAATCTCACCGAAGAAATTCGTCAGATGTTTCAGCTGGACGGGCACTGTATCATCACACTTCAAATATGGGATGCCAGCTTCAATGACTTTGTGTCTATCAAAGACATGAATGAGATACAGGACTGTTGCAAGATCAAT GCTGCCACCAGGAAGCAAGCACAGACACCTCAGATTCAGACTCAA GTGGTCTACTGTGGTACTAATATATTCTTGGGCCAATCCAACATGCCTGCGAATGTAAATCCTCGTAGGCAAAGCAACACATTTCCTCGTAGCCGAGGAGCTCTTGGTGCTTACATTGTTTATAACAAACTTTGGAAGGAAAGAGAGGTACTGAAAGTGTTCTTCAAGAATCCCGAAGTAATTCGAAAGTGGAAGTGCAGAAACGAGCCGATGACAACTACCAACATCCTTGCTTGGGCAGCTGTTTGGAATCATCCTTTCCACAGCAATATTATTCCGACGCTCGAAATAACAGAAAATATTGAAAATTCTGACATAAGAGTGCAGTTTCTTG AGGAATCGAGTGGTTGCTGGTCGATGGTGGGCACAAATGCTTCGGGGAAGGACATTACTATGGTACTGGATCTCAGCCGTCACCCTCCTAATGTGCAAAGAAGTCTGGTCATCCACGAGTTTGGACATGCCCTGGGGCTCGAGCACGAACACCAGCGCTCAGATTTTTGGGATATTGTCGGAAAGCACATTGATCTTGAGAAAATGAGGAAAGATGCACCGGTGCAGAGAGCTCCTGAATCTGACGATGAGCAGGGGGGGGTAGGTTTTGAGAAAGACTGGGAGGCAAAAATAGGAGGGGGTGAAGAGGAGTACACCGCTGTCAAGTCTGAGTATGATTCGAAAAGTATTATGCATTACCG CTTTGATGTCAAATGGCTCAAAGATGGTGTTTCTACATTGGCTGACATTGAGACACACCCGGATCTGTCTAACAAAGAAAAGAAGTACCTCAAAGCAATCCTCCAGCGAAGTGGTATTGGGCCACTACCAAAGGAACCATCAAAATTGGACATTCAGGAATTGGTGAAAGCATATG AGACAACTGGACGTCGTCAGAAACCCCCTCTAGAAATGACAAAAACTTTTCAGAATCCCACTAGCAACGAACACGTCACATTGGATGATGCTCACATGGAGGAGAAAGACACTCAAGAGCCCAAAATCTGGACGGGGAGGTCTGTACTGAAAGTATACTTCATGAATCCCGAAATTCTTGAGGAGTGGGCAAATGGGACGAGAATCGACAACATCATGACGTGGGCATCTTCTTGGAATTCTCCCTTATACGATCAAATTCCAAGGTTTGAGGAAACCAAAGACGATTTAACTGCCGACATCCGTGTCAGGTTTTCAG ATTCATCTGGTAGCTGGTCTGCAGTGGGTACTGATGTCCAAAAAGTAAAAAAGATGAAGCCGACTATGATGTTGGATCTAAAAAGCTATAATCGCTACTTTCAGAGGTACCTTGTCATTCACCAGTTTGGACATGCCCTGGGACTCGAGCATGAACACCAGCGCATGGACTTTTGGGATGGTATCAGGAAGCACATTGATACAGAGAAGATGGGAAACGACAAAAGCACAGGGAACTACAGTTCGGTGTCATCGAAGGCTTTCAAAAGAGATTGGCTGGAATTGGGGGTGAAAGCACACAGGGAAAGTGTTATTCCCTATGACCCACAGAGCATCATGCACTGGTG gtTTGCCGTCGAATGGCTCAAAGACCCTAAATATCATAAGCTAGAGAATATCAAGAGTGACTCAAGCCTAACAGATGATGAGAAGAGGTTTCTGGAGGCTATTCATGCAAGGAACAGGAAGTATGTACTAGCCCCCTCGAAAAGCGACTTTGAGTACCTTGGAGAGGTTTACAGCCGACTCGGAG ATCACGAGGAAAAAGCTACTGAATTTGAGAGCTCTGAAGTTGAGGAACTCTTAAAACAGGTTGATGTGAACAAAATCAAAG gtatatgGCTAAGTACCACTGATGTGAGCGATTCTGATCAAGCTCAGGAAACATGGAAGAAGATAGCACGGTTTACAGCTGAGACTAACTTGGATTTGTATCGTGAAATAGTTGAGAGATGTCGTCTTTGA
- the LOC135340133 gene encoding basement membrane-specific heparan sulfate proteoglycan core protein-like, with protein MSNTAVLSVIIFFTAFVSRGISIPTSRPRICSSSETLIFRHGETLRLECGSYCSSLSADDSSLQFNWTKKVLLGGNPIKLEATTGPVFTMENAMFRNGGEYGCQCSEGGQECSYNVSVLPLMTFKASDDFIHHGDTFDLTCIISGFPSNFSRITSKQTGNQLSHHVHKRLNESTTRSYVPVFHPEGNVYVCEAESYFDGKLVAQLREEVTVDVYDPPSIIYTTEFIISKKEEFGKSGQLTCTVQKSSDTSSFVSWFAKGVEITNNTKYSAIILPVEEEDIIRYQLTVSDLQETDIGSYLCRLSSTYGIEDMQEAWIQVDYRKDAEAISEQGSTHSHGITHDKVFAGQTSGQNNILFFAFCGLLVLVAMVILWKMSTGQGHKALKKRPSPPGNLYRHGNEDALSPTQNTTSSPRKHC; from the exons ATGTCTAACACAGCAGTTCTATCAGTCATCATTTTTTTTACAGCCTTCGTTAGCAGAG GTATCAGTATACCGACGTCCCGACCAAGAATCTGCTCTTCCTCAGAAACTCTCATCTTTAGACACGGGGAAACTCTTCGGCTCGAGTGTGGCAGTTATTGCTCCAGTCTCTCCGCTGATGACAGCTCTCTTCAATTCAACTGGACTAAGAAA GTTCTACTTGGTGGTAACCCAATTAAGCTTGAAGCGACCACTGGACCGGTGTTCACTATGGAGAATGCCATGTTTCGTAACGGGGGAGAGTATGGGTGTCAGTGTTCTGAGGGAGGACAAGAGTGCTCATACAATGTATCAG TTCTTCCGTTAATGACATTCAAAGCCAGTGACGATTTTATTCACCATGGAGACACTTTTGACCTTACGTGCATCATATCTGGGTTCCCCTCCAACTTTAGTCGTATCACGTCCAAACAGACAGGAAACCAGCTGTCCCACCATGTACACAAACGACTCAACGAGAGCACAACTCGGTCCTATGTACCCGTGTTTCATCCTGAGGGCAACGTCTATGTGTGTGAAGCCGAGAGCTACTTTGACGGGAAACTGGTGGCCCAGTTGAGAGAGGAAGTCACAGTCGATGTGTacg atCCACCCTCCATCATCTATACCACTGAGTTCATCATTTCAAAGAAGGAGGAGTTTGGAAAGAGTGGACAACTAACATGCACTGTCCAAAAGTCTTCAGATACAAGCAGCTTTGTCAGTTGGTTCGCTAAAGGCGTGGAGATAACTAACAACACAAAGTACTCTGCCATCATTCTTCCTGTTGAAGAAGAGGACATTATCAGATATCAACTCACTGTTTCAGACTTGCAGGAGACTGATATTGGTTCGTATTTATGCCGTCTCAGCTCAACGTATGGTATTGAGGACATGCAAGAAGCTTGGATACAAGTGGATTACAGAAAAG ATGCCGAAGCTATTTCGGAACAGGGAAGTACACATTCCCATGGAATTACCCATGACAAGGTTTTTG CTGGTCAAACATCAGGCCAAAACAACATCCTCTTCTTCGCATTTTGTGGGCTCTTGGTTCTAGTTGCCATGGTTATCCTCTGGAAGATGTCTACAGGTCAAGGGCATAAAGCTCTCAAGAAAAGACCAAGTCCACCTGGCAATCT GTATCGACATGGGAACGAGGATGCACTCAGCCCGACACAGAATACAACTAGTTCGCCTAGGAAACATTGTTGA